Proteins found in one Oryza glaberrima chromosome 4, OglaRS2, whole genome shotgun sequence genomic segment:
- the LOC127769934 gene encoding tropinone reductase homolog At2g29360-like isoform X2, whose protein sequence is MMASNSSAQETGRWSLAGATALVTGGSKGIGRAIVEELASFGATMHTCARNEATLNSCLEEWSAKKLSITASVCDVSARADREALAGRVAAMFDGKLDILVNNVGFLFLKPAVNVTPEELSRVMAGNLESCFHLSQLMHPLLKTSGKGNVVNISGISTVTGFPSLPICAFCAAKGAMNQIKLPRA, encoded by the exons ATGATGGCATCCAACAGCAGCGCGCAGGAGACCGGGCGGTggagcctcgccggcgccacagCTCTCGTCACCGGCGGCAGCAAAGGAATCGG GCGAGCCATCGTGGAGGAGTTGGCGAGCTTCGGCGCGACGATGCACACGTGCGCCCGGAACGAGGCTACCCTGAACAGCTGCCTGGAGGAGTGGAGCGCCAAGAAGCTCTCCATCACCGCCTCCGTCTGCGACGTGTCAGCCCGCGCCGACAGGGAGGCGCTCGCCGGCAGGGTCGCCGCCATGTTCGACGGCAAGCTCGACATCCTT GTGAACAATGTCGGCTTCCTCTTCCTAAAACCAGCCGTGAACGTGACGCCGGAGGAGCTCTCCAGAGTGATGGCGGGCAACCTAGAGTCATGCTTCCACCTAAGCCAGCTGATGCACCCTCTCCTCAAGACCTCCGGCAAGGGCAACGTCGTCAACATCTCCGGCATATCAACTGTTACCGGGTTCCCATCTCTTCCCATTTGTGCTTTCTGTGCAGCAAAAG GAGCGATGAATCAAATTAAATTACCAAGAGCCTAG